AGCCCGGTCGGGCGTGGAAGCCCGGGAGGGTCAGTCGGCCTCGAGGATCTCGGTGACGAGGTAGCCGTCGCCTTCGTCGTCGTCGACGATCGGCAGCTCGTCCATCATCTCGTTCAGGTAGCGCGAGGCTTCGGCGTCGAGCTGGTGGAAGCGCAGCACCATCCCCTTCTCGCCGTCGTCCCGATGGACGCGGGCTCGCACGACGAGCGGGACTTCCCGGTTGCCCACGTGCACGGCGAGCTGCAGGTCGCTGCCCAGGCACAGCATGGGGGTCGGGTTGACGCGCATGCCGCCCACCGAGATATCGCGCCCCATGAGCACCTTGCTGGCTTCGTCACCCAGGGCGATCACGCGGCGTTCCATCGCGTGTCGCGCGCTCTCGCGGCGTTCACTGTCGGCATTCTCGTCCGCGTCGGCATCCGACAGGGGAGCGCCGGCCACGGCGTTCGGGGCGACCGCGAAAGCGTCCTTCGTGCCCTCGTACAACGCAGGGCCACTGGCGTGGGCTTCGATCGTCTTGCGCAGCTTCTGGTGGAGCCGCGTGCTCATGCCTTCGAAGCGCGCGGTGACGATCAGGGTGCCCGGCAGATTCTCCGAGGCGGTGCACTGCAGCACGCGGCCCTTCGCCGAGAAGGCTTTCTCGCCGGAGATCGCGGCGGGGATCTGCAGCGCGATCTTCTGGTCGCGCTTCACGGGCTGGTGGGTCAGCAGCCGGAAGCCGCCGAGCGAGAGGTCGGCGAGCAGGGCGGGGCGCTGGCGCCAGCCCGCCCGGTAGCGCACGTGGGCGCCGATGCTGACGCGCACGTTGCGTCGCTTCTCGGGACCGCGATAGAGAGCGTGGAGCACGAGCGCGCGCAGCGCCGAGCGATGGACCGGGCGGCGCACCATCAGCCGGATTCCGGCGCGGCGCAGCGTGTTGCGAAGCGTCTTCGACTCCTGGTCGAGGACGGCGATCTGGGCCGGCTGGATGTCCGAGGGATGCAGGTGGAGACTGAGCATCCGCTTCGGTGTCGCGATGACCAGCGACCACTGGGTCTCGCGGTCCTCGAGGGACGGTTCGCCGCAGCGGTCGGTGAACGGTGTGCCGAGCGATTCGAAGAGCGGACAGAGATCCGCCAGTTCGCCGTCGTGGACGATCAGGGTCTTCGGAGCCGAGAGTTCTTGGGTCATCAGCGAGGCTCGACGTGCACAGCGTCTCTTGCATCGGCCGGCGGGGGCGGGCCCTTGAAGGGGCACGCGCGCCAGGGGGCCCAGACTCCACCCCGCCGTGCGCGCGGCGCGAAAATTGCCACGGCGGCGGAGCGGGTTGCCGCTTCCTGAAGGGGCGCCCATGTCCGTGTCGTCGGATGGGCGCCTGGGCGACGGCGCGACCCGGGTCGCGGCGCCTAGGAGCCGCTGGAGAACGCGAGGATCAGCCGGTCGGCGATCGCATCGGCGAGGACGCGTCGCCCGGTGGGCGTCAGATGGCAATGGTCCGTGTAGGTGATCTCGGGGGTCTCGCGGTAGACGTCCGTGGCGTCGAGCCACGCGAAGACCGGAGCGCGTTCGCTGGACAGCGCCGTCAGGGTTTCCCGGAACACAGCGAACGTTTCCGCGTAGTACGCGTTGCGACCGGGCATCTTGCGGTCGTGAGCGACCACGATCTGCTCCTCGAAGGGGGCGAGGGGCTTCGTGTCCGGCAGGATCACCATGGGCTGGAGGACGGTCAGGACCCGCGCCTGCTCGGCTTCCGCGGCGTCCGAGAGGTAGCGGAGGGAAGCGGCCAGGGAGTCGGCGATCGCGGTCGGCGCAGGAGCGTCGTAGGCCTCGAGGGGTTTTGGTCGCAGGCGCTCGAAGGCCTTCACGACGCGCAGGTCACCGACCCCCGACCAGAACCAGTGGCGCAGTGCCTGGCGCAGGGTGGGCTGGGCCGCGAGGTAGGCGGCTTCGGTGGCGCGGAAGCGCATCGGAACGCCGGCGCGGCTGTTGATGATCGCCGAGGCGACGTCGTTGGTGCCGTCCAGAGTGACGACCCAGTCGGCGCCGAGCGTGCGACGCTCGAGTGCGTAGGCGAGTGCCTCCTGCCAGGACACATAGGCGGGCACGCCGCCGTTCAGCACCTCGAATCGCTGCCCGGCGAGCGCCGGGTCGGACGCGGCGCGCTGCTCGAGGGCCGCTTCGAGGTAGCTCGAGATCGTGTCGTCGTTCGAGTTCGCCGTGTAGCCCCACGCCACCGAGCCCCCGAGGAACAGGATGCGCGTCGTGCCGGGTGCAGGGGTGGTGCTGATGGGCCCTTCCCGCAGACCCAGCGCGTTCGTCTGGACCCGCTCGCGCTGGATCTCGGGCTGCACGCGGTAGGTCAGGAAGGGGTCGGGGAGGGTCGGGATGTGACGGTCGTCTTCATTGATGGCGGCCTCGACCTCGGCCGGCATCTGCGGCTTGTAGTTGCGCTTCTCGATCGAGAGGGCGATCGCCGCCAGGCCCTCGACGATTCCGAAGGGGATCAGGATGCCCAGGACCACCGCCACACTGCGGAAGATCCATTCGCGTCTCGAAGCCCGGGAAGACGTTTCCACGTGTTCTCTCTGGGGGCGCGGGGAGCGGTGATCGGCCCGCGGCGAGCGAGATAGCACAGAACGGGCGTCGGCCGGGGCGAACGGTTAGGTTCCTCGCCCATCCCCCGAGCGCCGCCCCCGACACGCGGTTGCGGCGCTGTGGGACCCCATCGAAGCTTCCCAGCGGAGGGTTTCTCGTGGCGCAGAACAACAACGCCGGCGCGACCGTGATCGGCGCCCTGATCATCGGTGCGGCGATCGTCGCCGCCGCGCTGTTGATCCAGGGCTCGGTCCAGAACGCGGCCGACGAGGTGGCCTCGCTCAAGGAAACCTTCGGTCAGATCGCCGCGCCCACGCGCCCCGAGCCGCGCCGCGCCGATCGCCCCGGTCGCCCGGATCCGAGTCGTCGCTACGCGGTGAACACGAAGGGATCTCCCGCGAAGGGCGACGCCAAGGCCCTGAAGGTGATCGAGTTCAGCGACTTCCAGTGCCCGTTCTGCAACCGGGTGATGCCCACCCTGCGCCAGGTCGAACAGACCTACGGCGACAAGGTCCAGATCGTCTTCAAGCACCTGCCGCTCAGCATCCACCCGAAGGCGCCCGCGGCCCACGCGGCCGCGGAGGCGGCCCACAAGCAGGGCAAGTTCTGGGAGATGCACGACAAGATCTTCTCGGACCAGCGCGGCATGAGCGAAGCGAAGTACCTCGCGTACGCAGCGGAGATCGGGCTCGACGTCGATCAGTTCAAGAAGGACCTTCAGGATCCTGGGGTAAGAGCCCGTGTCGAAGCGGATACTGCCGAGGCCGCCCGCCTGGGCGTGTCCGGGACGCCGGCCTTCTTCATCAACGGCCGGTTCCTGTCGGGCGCTCAGCCCTTCGCGGCCTTCAAGGCGTTGATCGACGAGGAGCTCGGCAAGGGCTGAGGCGCCTCTGCGGAGGGGTCGTCGCTAGCGTCCGCGGCGCGGGTGGACCGACGTGCACGCCACCCATTCCTCGCGCACGATCAGCGCGCTGTCGCGGAGCGCGACCCTGCACTGCTTCTGGTCCGGGCTGACCTCGACGAGCAGGCCCTCGCCCGACCAGTAGTCGCCGGCGAACGAGTCGACGAACACCGGGGTCCCCCGGGTCGGCATCAGGCAGGCCGAGGTGCCCAGCGTGGTGGCGAGGAGGCCGCAGAGCAGTGTGGAGCGCCAGCGCATGCCCTCCGCATCGGTCGGGCGCGCCCGCGGGTTGACCGACCGGGGTCCGGACCCGGCTGGCCGAATTCGTGGGAACACCGTCATTGATGCCAGGCGACCCGCGTGCCAGCCTGAGCGCATGGGACGAAACGGAACGACCTCGGTCGACTTCGCAGGGACCGCTCGGGGGTCTGGGGCGACGTCCCGAGGCCGGGCGCCGACCTCCGCCCGCCCGCGGCGCATCGCGATGCTCGCCTTCCCGGACGTGCAGATCCTCGACGTCACCGGGCCCCTCGAAGTGTTCGCGATGGCGAGCC
This genomic window from Myxococcota bacterium contains:
- a CDS encoding PilZ domain-containing protein, whose translation is MTQELSAPKTLIVHDGELADLCPLFESLGTPFTDRCGEPSLEDRETQWSLVIATPKRMLSLHLHPSDIQPAQIAVLDQESKTLRNTLRRAGIRLMVRRPVHRSALRALVLHALYRGPEKRRNVRVSIGAHVRYRAGWRQRPALLADLSLGGFRLLTHQPVKRDQKIALQIPAAISGEKAFSAKGRVLQCTASENLPGTLIVTARFEGMSTRLHQKLRKTIEAHASGPALYEGTKDAFAVAPNAVAGAPLSDADADENADSERRESARHAMERRVIALGDEASKVLMGRDISVGGMRVNPTPMLCLGSDLQLAVHVGNREVPLVVRARVHRDDGEKGMVLRFHQLDAEASRYLNEMMDELPIVDDDEGDGYLVTEILEAD
- a CDS encoding SGNH/GDSL hydrolase family protein codes for the protein MAVVLGILIPFGIVEGLAAIALSIEKRNYKPQMPAEVEAAINEDDRHIPTLPDPFLTYRVQPEIQRERVQTNALGLREGPISTTPAPGTTRILFLGGSVAWGYTANSNDDTISSYLEAALEQRAASDPALAGQRFEVLNGGVPAYVSWQEALAYALERRTLGADWVVTLDGTNDVASAIINSRAGVPMRFRATEAAYLAAQPTLRQALRHWFWSGVGDLRVVKAFERLRPKPLEAYDAPAPTAIADSLAASLRYLSDAAEAEQARVLTVLQPMVILPDTKPLAPFEEQIVVAHDRKMPGRNAYYAETFAVFRETLTALSSERAPVFAWLDATDVYRETPEITYTDHCHLTPTGRRVLADAIADRLILAFSSGS
- a CDS encoding DsbA family protein — encoded protein: MAQNNNAGATVIGALIIGAAIVAAALLIQGSVQNAADEVASLKETFGQIAAPTRPEPRRADRPGRPDPSRRYAVNTKGSPAKGDAKALKVIEFSDFQCPFCNRVMPTLRQVEQTYGDKVQIVFKHLPLSIHPKAPAAHAAAEAAHKQGKFWEMHDKIFSDQRGMSEAKYLAYAAEIGLDVDQFKKDLQDPGVRARVEADTAEAARLGVSGTPAFFINGRFLSGAQPFAAFKALIDEELGKG